TGTAACTAAACTGCGCTTCCATGCTGGATTCGGTACCTGGCTGACGCTGCAGCTCGCTCTGAGCGGACGAACGCTCTGCCAGAGCTGTCACGGGTGTTACGCTTGCCCAGGCCACCCGTTAGCCTCCTCCGGTGAGAGACCGAGCTCCTGGAGTCTGTCGCTGTGAGGAAAAGCTTTCCATCCCTCTTCCAGAGTTTTTCTCAGTCCTTTCCAGTTGCTCAGAGTCCTCCTCGGACCCGACTGCACCGGTTGTAGCACGTGTCCCCGTGCTGCCGGCAGACGGGCGGGAGCCTCGCTGCCCGCGGTTCCTGGATCCAAAGGTGGTGGTGGCCCTCGTGTCCCAGCAGCGCGCTGGGAGCTTGCGGTTGACTTCTACCAGGATCCGTGTGCTTTTTCCCAGGCTCGTTCCTTACCGAGAGAGCCGTCCGTGCCGTAAGACTGTGACGGCGTTTTATTCCTTGGTGTACAACCTCACGCTCAGCCGCACGCCGATGTATTTGCGCGTTCCCTCTCTGCCAGCTTGGGTTGCCGTTTGCTTTCTCTCGCTCTCGCCGctgctcttctctcccttctccagtATCTCTGTTCTGCCGGTTTTATCTCGCTACGGCAGCAGCCTGGCAGGAGTCACTGCAGGGCACCTGCTCGGTCACCTCCCGCTTGCAGCCGTTCTGAGATTTCTGTAGCCGGTTTTCGTGCCGTTATTGGTCGTTATTGGCTTTTGTTGTAGCTGGTGCTTCCAGGTGTTGTGCCAGGGTCAAATCCCTTTCCAGGAGACTGCATCAGTCACTTCTGCACGTTCTTATGATGGATTTGGGAAGGCTGAAGAAAGGCAGGACGTGTGGTCAAtattgtgtgtgtttggggatgACAGGGACTTAGAAATCCGGGAATAGAGTTTGCGGAGTCCCAGGCTCTCGATATAACGTGCTAAACGCCAGCGGAGCCTGTCTGATCCCTGACCTCTACCGCAGCTCCGATCTCGTGAGCTTGGATGCGGGGCCAGGCAGGCGGAGTGTGAGATGTCGGTGGGCTAGGGCTGATGGAGGGAAAGGTCTGCAGGTTCCCTCAGTTCCGGACTCTGGCTGCATCGGAGCCGTTAATCCAAAGATTTGGGATGTGCTACTAACGCATGgtgctgggaggagagcaggagcGCTTGGGAGGTGCTGGGCGATGCTGGCGCCTGGGGGAGCGGAAAGGAGGAACGTCCCGTTTCGGAACGAGGGTTTGTGCCTGAAGATCTGCGACAGGAGACGTGTGCTGAGAGCCCGTCAGCTGGAAACGGCCAGCTCTGGCCAGCAGCAGAACCGAACCAGCTCCGGGCTCGGCAGCGGGAAAGAGCTGTGTGTGGACCGCGTGGGCAGTTTTCCGGTGGAGGAGACGGCACGTGGGACCCTGCTTGCCCGGAAAAGCTTGCGAGGAGCCTGCAAACAGCTCGACAAGCTCCGGGTCCCTGGGGGTAAGAGAGCGGATCTAACGCTGCAAGGTCCTTTCCAAAGTCAACCTGAGATGTCTCCTGCTGCTTGTGTTGCGaccagcagcagccaggacagAGAGCAGGAGCTTTGGGTGCTCCTTCGCATTACCCGGATGCACCGGACCGTCACGGTAGCAGTTGTCCTTGGCTTGGctggtgtccagcgtcctctgcgtGCCACGTGTGCTGTTCCACCTTCTCCATATAGGTCCAGGCTGCTGCCTCTTACCTCCCGGGTCCCTGTCCAGGGGAATCCCCCAAGCACCTCTAGAAAGACTAGTCTCTGCCCTGCAAGCGGAGACTAAAGTCTGGTGCTTGCAGTCGCCCCGCTCGTGTGTCCTGTCACTGTGCCGCTTTGAGCGCATCCACGCTCGAGTCCTTCGTTTCCCACCGCTGTGCCGAGGGCTCGGAGCTGAGCGCTGGCGACGTGGATGGTGTCCGCAGCTTGCTCCGCTCTGTGCGCACAGCCGTGGTGCTCGCCGGCGGCCTCGGCCGTGCTCCTCGCTCCGTGCGCCCAGGAGCCCTCAGGTGAGGGCCTCTGCGCTTGTGGGCTGTGTCAGGGCTGCCCCAGATGTTGGCTCAGAGCTGCAGGCGCTCCTGGAAAAGCATCTGCCCCCAAACTGCAGAAATCTTGGAGGAATGGTGCGGCTTGCGTGCACCGGGGCGGGCGCTGGCTGCCGCGTGGGCGCTGGGCTGCTGAGCCTGAGCCAGGCTGCAGCGCGGGACATGTTGTCCCCTGCAAGGTGGCCAATATCTTCTAGAAGCTGCTCCGCATCTGGCTTGGTCTCGCTCCGTGCAGCAGAAGCCGTGGTGGCGTGGCGTGGCTCCCTGATAGCACACACAGCAGCCCCCGCGTGACGGATACGTCTGCTTGGGCCCCGATCTGGGTTTCCGTGATAAACCCTGTGGAAACTGCGTGGAGAAGATGCTCTGATGGCTCCTCTGCCACGCTGGAGGTAGAGGGGCTGCGCGGGAGTGACCCTGACTTCGGACAGCTTTGTTCCTCTCCCCCGCGGCGTTTGGCACTGCTCTCTGCAGTCGGAGGGGCACGTTGAGCCGATCCTTGGGCTAAAACTCATCTCGATGTGCAAAGAAACGGGAGGTAGTACGTGCCCTTTCTCAGCAGCTCTTCTAGGCTGGTTGCAGGCTTGCGTAGACGTGATGTGCAGGTGGACGGCTGCTTCACCTTTCGAGACTTGCGTGGCACCTGGGAGGATGGGGTGCCACAGCATGAGCTCCTATCTCTCATCAAgcgggaggaaaaacaaaaaatgctcGGGTAACTTTTGAGTTTTAGGGCTTTCTGGTCTGCTGAGGAACAGCCATGCAGGCTGTGATGCCACCGGCCGCGTGGCAGCCGGCCCCGCTCCTGCCGGGAAAGCTGGCTGCGGAGCAGCGAAGCCCGGCGTGCTTATCTCAGCGTGCGAGCGCCAGACGGGGCTAAATACAGCCGTGCTATTTTTGCCGGCTCTTCCCGCTCCGCGTAGCAGCTTTCCACGGCTGTGCCGGCCCGTGGGCAGCGCCGGCATCCCTGCCGCTTTGCTCGGGAGCAGCCCGGGAAACCAAGCTCCTTCCCCGGGAGGCTCGAAAGCAGCCTGCCAAACGCCGCGGCCTCTCTGCTCGCGTTTCCGTCCTCTGCCGCCCACGGCTTCGCGCGAGCCTCCCGGGCACGCGCCTGGCTCCGACTGCTCTCCCGCTGCTGAGCATAGCTGGCTCTGGAGCCGCTCCCGGAGTTTCCCTGGGAAAGGCGGGGAGAAGGCGTGCAGCCGTGCAGGCTCCTCTTCCCGAGGAAGCTCGGCTAGAAAGGGGTTGGTTTTCCTGCTGTTTGCAATGAGATGAGCAGAAAACTCCGAATTGGGATTTTGCGATAAAGCAGCGGAGAGGGCAGAAATGCCGCCTGCGTTTCTAGGTCACCCGTAATTACAGCGTTGGCGCGGTGGAGCACCCGGGTCACGAGTTAGCATCGCCGCGGAAGGGAGACGGGACGCGTCCGGGCTGATGCAAGCGCGGGCAGGGCTTGGCCAAGACCCGAGTCCCTGCCGGCCTCCGTGCGGGTGGCGAAGGCCGGCTCCGCGGGGATCCTGCGCCTCGCTGGGCCCGGCTCCTGCTCCGCAAACTTTTGTTGCCCgctgtgtttttaaaagtgaGCAAAAACGCTGTATTTGTGAAAATGAGCGTCCGCTGAATTGGAGCGCAGAGCGCGGAGCCTCCGCGAGGGAGGAGCAGGGCGAGCCTCTGCCGTGCGTGTCCCTGCGAGACGTTTGAAGCTCcgtttccctttcctctcccgcAGTGTACGAACGGCCACCTGATGTGCGCCGGCTGCTTTATCCACCTCCTGGCAGACGCTCGGCTGAAGGAGGAGCAGGCCACTTGCCCAAACTGCCGCTGCGAGATCAGCAAGAGCCTGTGCTGCCGCAACCTTGCCGTGGAGAAAGCCGTGAGCGAGCTGCCGTCGGAGTGCGGCTTCTGCATGCAGCAGTTCCCGCGGTCCCTTCTGGAGAGGCACCAGAAAGAGGAGTGCCAGGACAGGTAAAGAGCACCGCTTCCCTCCGGCGGGGCGCCGGGAGTGACCCAAATATTCCCCGCGCGAGGGGACGCGGGTGGCTGCGGTGGGCgaggaaggggaggcagcagggccgcGCTGAACGCTCCTCCCTCATATgaggctgctgctctcctgctcctcGCAAGCGCCTCGCGCTCCGGAGCGCCGGGGAGGGCAAAGAGCGGAGATGGAAAACCGGGCGGGAAGGGGAATCCTGCTGCTCTGTGGGAAGAGTGGGGCCCTGTGTGTTAGGGATTGAAGACGGAGTCCGCGTGCTCTCGTGCTCGGTCGGTGGCCGCTGGTGGCCTGCGGAAATCCATCGCATCATGCCGTAGTGTAGGAAATACCCGATGACTTTCCAGGCGTCGTTTCCAGTACTTTGAAACGGATCTCCTCAACGTTTTTGTTGCATTtcggttgctttttttttttctttaaccttccCATCCACAAATGCTGCGGTGACTTACCCAGTACAGATCGCTTCCTGCGCTGGTTTACCTCTGGGGCTGCTGCGTCCCTGCAGCGAAGGGCCCCTTCTGCGAGGGGTCCCCTGAGAGGGGGTAACGGGAGGGATCGCGGGTGCCGTGGCCCTCCTGGAGGGAACGCCCGGCCGCGCGTGGGTTGGGATCGCGACCTGCGGCGGGCTCCGGCAGCGTGGTTTTAGCCCCCGTCGCGAGCGGACACGGACGAGCTGGGTGCTCGCAGCGGCCAGGCACGAGCCTCCGGGCGCCCTGCAGTCCGCGGGGTCCTCGCCGTCCTCCCTGGCGGGGCCTGCGGTGGGTGACGGGGTGTTGCTGACGCTTGTTTTCTGCCTGACAGGGTGACCCAGTGCAAGTACAAGCGGATCGGGTGCCCGTGGCAGGGTCCGTACCACGAGCTGACGGTGCACGAGGCCGAGTGCACTCACCCGACAAAGACTGGCAACGAGTTGATGGAGATCTTGGATGAGATGGACCAAACCCgtaaaaaagaaatgcagctgtATAACAGCATCTTCAGCCTGCTCAGCTTTGAGAAGATTGGCTACACAGGTAATGACTTGGCCGGGGCTTTGGACAGAAATGGCTCCCTCAGACTATTTCTGGCGTGTTCCTTTTGGCACCGATGCTGTTTACACGCTGATGAAACCTGTTTTTCTTGTGTGATGTGCAGCGTAGGAGCGAAGAGCGGGGCTTTGCCGAGCACACGGTAACAGCAGCGCCTCTGTTCCCCGGTGCTGCTGGGccgcctctcccctcctccctgacGGTCGGGTTTAGCTCCCGTCTCCGCCGACGGGCGCGGGGTTGCGTGCGATGGTCAGTGTCGGCTCGAGCGCGACGTACGGTTGTCCCGGCGCCCGGTGGGGTTCGGGCGCAGGCGGTGCCGGCCCTCGGGCCGCTGGGGGCCTGGCTCTGTCCCCAAGGTCCCGCGCTCGGGCTCCGGGCAGGAGCTGGCCTCAGTCCCCCGGAGGCGCTTCTTGAAGGCCCGTCCTCTGAGCAGCACTGGTGGCGAGCGGCGGAGAGCCCCTTCCCAGCCGCAGGTAAGGCGCTGTGGGTGCGTCCCGCCGCACTGACGGACAAGAAATAACGAGCGTTTAAAAGCAGTGTTGCCTGTGACGTGTCTCTGTGTGGCCGCAAACGAGGAGGAAATCGGGCAGCAGCACCTTGCTGACAGAGCCCTCGCCTGCTGTCCGATACGGCCCTCCACGTGGAGCCCTTAATAACTTGACGTGCATCAGCTGAAGTGACGCGCTCTCCCCGCAGACCGGCCCCGCGCGCTGGGCTCCTCACCCCCCCGGTGCCTGCCGTAGAGCCGAGCCCTCGGGGAGCGCTTTGCCAGGCTTAGTTTAGTTTCCCCCCTGCTAGGGCTTCTCCTCGCTTTTTCGTTGGTCGAGCTCCTCTTCGGAGAAGCACTCGCGGTTCTTTGACGTCTCTCCCTCCTAGTCGAGTCCCTCCTGCCCTTGCTTTCCCGAGGGGTTTCCAAACCCCTCTCCCACCCTGTGGAAAGCTGTCGAGGTCTATCCGATGTTGCTCTAGGGCTGTGTATGTAAGTGGGAATTGCTCATAATCCGTGTGAAAAGCCACACTTAAGTTGCTAAAGCAGGTAAGCTTGCTACTTTCTTGGAATATCAATGTGAAACCTGGCCTGGAATTGCTGTTTAAGATGTGTTTCTGCTTTAAACACCCGGAGGCAGATTACCTGGGAGGAAAACTGCTGTGAGGGTCCGGAGGGGGAAGGAGCTTCCCCTCGCCCGAAGCGTTTTCCAGCTCTGCCACGCAAACCGCGTGTGCTGGGAGATGCTCCCAGCCCCCCGAGCAGCAGGGGCAGCCGTGcgcggccggggggagccgcgggcggACGTGCCGGTCCTGACCGCGCTCCCGGAGCGGCTGGCCGGTCGCCCCGGAGGCAGAAGGGTGACTCGGGTTGTACTTTTGGCTCAGTCTGGCATCGGTGGCGTGGATTACTTTGTCTCAGAGCGGAGGTCGAGTCTCTCACGGACGCTGCCCAGGCGGGTTTTTGTCAAACGGGTCGCGCTGGGGACTCGGGTCACGGCCGCTGAGCGATCCCGTTAGCCGGTTCCCTTGCTCCGGAGGCTGATTTTTCCCAGCTTAGTCTGTGGCCGCGCCTGGGTGCGGAGGAGAGGAGCGGGGTACCGCAGCCCGAGGCGTGCCGCGAGCCGGAGCAGCCCGGGCCGTGCCCGGCCGAGGCGCTGGGGCTCCGCTCCGCTGCGGGCCGCGTTGGCGGCGATCCCCATCGAGGCACGCGGCGTGGGACTCCCGGTCCCTGCTGTAGGACGCTGTAGTAGCAGGGTAGCACCGAAGCGTTGCGATACCAATGTTGTGTAGCTTGAATAACCGATCGCCTCCTCTGTCCAGGTTTTGCCAGCTGGGCTCTGCTAACTCTCTTCTGGAAGCGCTGAAGAACGTGTAAATCTGTGTGAAATGCACCTAAAGGTTCATTGTACTTGTAGTTGCCCTCTGAGATGCCACAGTTTGTACAGCAGAGACTTAAAGCAGTGAACAGTGTGTTTGTTCAAAGGTACTAGATTTGGAAAAACTGTTGCAGCCTGGACCCTCCCGGAAAGGGGTTTAATGGACTGACAGTGGACTGTGCCTTGAAAGGTTTGGCTTATTCTTAAATTTGACAGTGCATTTGCAAAACTGAACTTGGAAACACCTCTCTCCAATGTATTGTTATTCGTCTTTATGTATCTAAACGCAGGATCCTCTGTACCTTATTGCTACCTCAAGGCCTGTATTTCACATGCCCTGTTCTCTGATTTTTGCACTGTGGTGATGCGTAATTGTGCCTTGCTACCTTGTTTACGGATTTGTATGCATAATCCCAATAAAACTGTGCATTGTTATCTGAACCGTATCCTGTCTGTGTGTTCTCCCGCTCCCACGCTCTCCGGACCGCCCGCGGGCACGGCCGGCCCTGCGCCTCGGCGCTGCCCGCGACACCGCCGGCCCTGCGCCCCGTAGGACCTCTCCTCCTCGCCGCATAGCGTCCGCGAGACGACGAAGCAGTTCCGCGGCCCGTGGCGGGGAACCGCCTGTCTTGGTTTTCTTGATAGCGTGTTTTATAACTCAATCCGCGTGGATCGTTTGCATCTGTCAGACCTGCCGAGACAGCCGACTAAGGAGGTTTAATTGTACGCGGCGCTAGCAGCCGAGCACCGTGAGCCGATCTTCCTTTGTCATTTTACTTTCAGCATCAAATCTGAAAGTACTTAGGGGAAGTTATTTTACACCAACAAGGAGTTTTGGTGACTCGTATCCCCCGAAAGCTGCGGGGAGCGGAGCTTAGCAGGAGCGAGCAAAGGGCTTGGCCGCGGAGAGCCTGCGAGGGATGAGGCCGGTTGCGTAGCGGGACTAGGGAGCCCGCGACGGGTGGGCGAGGGGCTGCtccatccttcctgggctgctggTCCCGGCCAGGAGGGCAGTTTGTGCGTGTACATGCTCTTGTTTTCTGCTGATGTGATTAAccatgtttgtatttttttcccccccatccctttttttcccccttcctcctttccctcccgctCTTGAAACGCTTCACCTGTAAAATATTGTTGTTTGAATGCTAAAGTGCCCCAGGTCCTCCCCGAGAAGCCTGGTTTCTCCCGCCACTAACCGGCTTTGCGtggccgcccccgcccctcctTGCACCCTGCCAAGGACGCGCCGCGGCAGCCGCAGGTAACCGGCGCCTGGCCGTGCCGCTGCGCCCGCCCGCGCTGactgcctgcctctcccccccctctTCTCGTCTTGCAGAGGTCCAGTTCCGCCCCTACCGCACGGACGACTTCATCACCCGCCTCTACTACGAGACGCCGCGGCTCACCGTGCTCAACCAGACCTGGGTCCTGAAGGCGCGCGTCAACGACTCGGAGCGCAACCCCAACCTGTCCTGCAAGCGCACCCTCTCCTTCCAGCTCATCCTCAAAAGCAAGATCAACTCGCCCATGGAGTGCTCCTTCCTGCTGCTCGAGGGGCCTTACGACGACGTCAAGATCAACCCCGTCATCTACCACTTTGTCTTTACCAATGAGAACAATGAGACGGATTACATGCCGCTCCCCATCATAGACTCTGTGGAATGTAACAAACTGCTGGCGGCCAAGAACATCAACTTGCGGCTTTTTATATTTCAGATACAGAAATAGGCAAGGCTGAGTTGCGCTGGGAGATACCGAGAAAGCACCACTGAACCATAGTTACCTCGTACGGCTGCCTGTGCCAGTTGTGATTTCACAGTAATTTgatcattttaaaaggaaacaaacaaacaaaagtctgCATGTGTATGCAACAAGCGTAAGCAGTCAcagccttccttttcttccccctttccccatCTTCCCCCGGGCAGACGCGGCTCCGTCCCgcgggagggagggcagggagccgCCGGCTCGGCCCTCCCGGGGCGTCGCACGAGCGGAGAGGCACCGGCGTCGCCCGCGGCGGCTGGgaggccgcgggggccggggctgccggcctccTCTCGCCCTCCGCGCCGGGGCACGCGAGCGCGAGTTCGTCTGCCGGGGGTCAGGGTCCTGGTTTCGGGGAGGGGAGCGTAGAGACAGCTCCGCTGGGCTGCAGGGCTTGGGAGTGCTGGGTCATTGCTTTCTGTACAGTGGGTCCTCTGTCTGTTTTACTATTAGAATAAAACAAATGGggaattttcaaattattttgttttttaccttCAGAAGTCGCTACCGGGGCTGGCTGGGGCTCTGCGGAGCGCCTGCTACCGGGGCTCCGGGAGACGGGAGGATGTTCTGGAGAGCCAAATCCCCATTTATGTATCATTTGTACAAACCAGTTTCTCAGGCCACGTCCCCCTCTCTCCCCGCTCCGTCCCCCGCGGCCACAGCTCATGCGCGGAGGAGACGGTGAGGGTGGCACGAAGCGAGCGGCGGTGGCGCGGGGTCGTCTGCGCCAGGCAGGCTTCCCTGGCGATTCCCGGGCAGGGTCACGTCTGCTTCCCGGTGGTGCCGGGGTGTTGCTGGAGCAGCGCCTTCGGGAGCGGATCGGAATGGGTCCTCTGTCACCCCAAACGCCCCGTGTCGCGTGGCCGTGTCGCCTCACGTGGCTGAGAAACTCGAGTTTCTTGTGAAACAGGAAAAAGTTGCAGGCTCGTCTAGTAATTACGCAATTTTGCAGTGTGAGAATATTTCTTGAATATATGCTACATGTTCTGGAGAGGGAGGGCACAGTTTCACTTAATGCTATTTTTGAGGCATTTTAAATGTCGGGTGTTGCTGGTGGTGGAAGAAAACTGTATCGCACTCACGAGTAACGCTCTGTATTCAAGGCCAGCCAGCCGGCAAACATAAAAGTCAGGTAAAAATACATGGTATTTTTAGGGAATTACCAGATTGGGTGTGATGTGCATCAAGAAAACCTGCTGCGGATGCCGCCGACGGCGAAACTGCTGGGTTTTCATCGCGGTCGCACCGCCGTCCCAGGCTGCCTCCCCTCTTCTCCAAGGGAGGATGAGGCCTTTCCGGAGCCAGGCCGGTGGGCGGGGGGCTGCCGTTAGTGTCGTAGCTTCTCCGAGTCTTAGCGCTGTCCCTGCGTCATGGAGGTGCTGCGGCTGTCGAGGCAGCGTTTGGTCCGGCCGCTCGGTCGGGGCAGTTTTCTGTTCCTGTCTCTGTCCGCTGCCCAGCCTGGGTCACGCTGCCGCGGAGGGGCAGGCCGGAGGGGACCCCGTCCCCGAGCGCGTCCCCAGCGAGCGGCTGCCTCCGTCCGGAGGCCGTGGGGTCTCCGACTCGAGCGGGAGCCGTTAGGCCGGTCGCGGGGCGCAGGTAGGTCTGCTCCTCTCACCACCATCGTGAGCCTCCGGGACGAGTTTCTGTGCCGCTGCCGAAGGCGCCTGGGCTGTTTCGTGCGGTGCCGCGCGTGGAAGAGCCGCCGAGAGCGAGAAATCCCGCTTCCAACACCGGGAGCCACCCGTTTGCTCTCGTGACAGCAGAGGCCCCCCCGGGAGCGCGAAGGGGTCCCGAACGCAGGGGCCGGAGAAGAGCCACCCCCGGTGCCGCACGGCCAAGGAAGCGCCCGACCCGGCGCCCGAGGAGCTCCCGGCCCGTGGAGAGGCCCCTTCCCCGTGGAGACCGTCCGGCGCTGCGCCGTCCCCGAGGACGGGCGACATGTAGCTTTTATCTCCCGTGACTCCCTGGTTTTCCCGGTTTTTGGCCCTCGGTTGCTGCCTCAGGGTGgtgccgggagcgcggcgggcagGGGCCGCGTTGGGCGTTTCTGTCGATTCTAAACTTCCCCCAAGCCGAGCACGGGAGGAGGGAGGGGGTCCAGCGCtgctgggccctttccccggctGCTCCTGTGCTCTGCGTTTCTGATGTTCCAGTAGttaaaaaagaggggaaaaagacaaATCTGGGTGAGCTGCTGTGTGGGCTGGGGTCTCCTTGGTGGGGCCTGCGCCCCCCCCCTCATTAAAAACTGACGAGCTGCTGTTGCTAATTGCTTTTCCGTGGTCTGTGGTCATCCTCAGgcgggactggggggcactggggacactgggggtgctgggctgggggtataatatatatgttatatgtatataaatgggttggggggtgctggggcttactgggggtactgggagcactggggcccCTGAGCTAGGGCCTATGGGGTGGCACTGGACTGGAGCGCATTGGACTGGGCATACTGGGAGCCCTGGGCTGGGTGGGGATAGGGCAGTGATGGGTGTCACTGGGAGGCTATGGGGAAGCGCTGGGTGTGCTGGGGTGGGTGGCATGGGCCGGGGGGC
This Dromaius novaehollandiae isolate bDroNov1 chromosome 2, bDroNov1.hap1, whole genome shotgun sequence DNA region includes the following protein-coding sequences:
- the ZFTRAF1 gene encoding zinc finger TRAF-type-containing protein 1, which translates into the protein MSGAEEREAGGGGGPAASSSAAPASSASPGGLGEAGGAEEPGALLGGARQHGEAGGDPDAPPKKRLRAAGAGPGGPEGAAGSVKLEERLYSVLCCTVCLDLPKASVYQCTNGHLMCAGCFIHLLADARLKEEQATCPNCRCEISKSLCCRNLAVEKAVSELPSECGFCMQQFPRSLLERHQKEECQDRVTQCKYKRIGCPWQGPYHELTVHEAECTHPTKTGNELMEILDEMDQTRKKEMQLYNSIFSLLSFEKIGYTEVQFRPYRTDDFITRLYYETPRLTVLNQTWVLKARVNDSERNPNLSCKRTLSFQLILKSKINSPMECSFLLLEGPYDDVKINPVIYHFVFTNENNETDYMPLPIIDSVECNKLLAAKNINLRLFIFQIQK